From a region of the Mytilus galloprovincialis chromosome 3, xbMytGall1.hap1.1, whole genome shotgun sequence genome:
- the LOC143066442 gene encoding cerebellin-1-like — translation MMPLLYVVTSIFISVLQSGEQVSGHSCRYAYVCDGGLTSDHTDIIKLKKEIEALKEKSKPVAFYAYRSGNLGTGSNLRHSIVVYDRVDLNIGNAYNKNNGKFTAPSVGLYLFHVSTGVYFKSYAVMQLVLNGVVKDIGFPDSATTGHALLRSHSTTATPLLLNRGDVVYARIGVINGGNYIESNQYIRTSFSGTKL, via the exons ATGATGCCATTATTATATGTAGTAACTTCCATCTTTATTTCTGTACTACAGTCGGGAGAACAGGTTTCTGGACACAGCTGTCGCTATGCTTATGTGTGTGATGGTGGCTTGACATCGGACCACACTgatattatcaaattaaaaaaagaaattgaag CACTGAAAGAGAAATCAAAACCAGTGGCGTTTTATGCTTACCGAAGTGGTAATCTTGGCACTGGCTCAAACTTGAGGCACAGCATCGTGGTTTATGATCGTGTGGATTTAAATATAGGGAACgcatataacaaaaataatggcAAATTTACGGCTCCATCAGTTGGACTTTATCTCTTCCACGTCTCTACTGGGGTATACTTTAAATCATATGCAGTCATGCAACTAGTGCTCAATGGCGTGGTTAAAGACATTGGATTTCCCGATTCAGCTACAACTGGTCATGCTTTATTGAGGAGTCATTCTACTACAGCCACACCTTTGCTGCTTAACAGAGGCGATGTTGTTTATGCCCGAATCGGAGTAATTAATGGGGGAAACTACATAGAAAGTAACCAGTACATCCGAACTAGCTTCTCTGGAACAAAACTATAA
- the LOC143068107 gene encoding uncharacterized protein LOC143068107, which produces MPKKGKKGKKKGGKKKKKTVAGAEDIIQRLYKCYERNCALTDSQMCSGIKKALKACQENTTVLEKFIFEGEVPENEGDLPVLIEPVLAAIRQDRYIYIRDLHIWEYPMSIENAATLALLIERQCYPMRVIELSDCLLEPYAAKRLSRSFNICPTLTHVVLDYNEFGDEGCRDFCKGLEQNITLLSLSMCYCDLTPKSGEYIGDLVSKTAVRELYLNGNNLECDGAMKIIKLCTEQAEYEAIKRAEEIKRKEEEEAEKAAKEKELGYRSGEMSASDKESVPGSGKKKKKKGKKKKKKEPPPPPPVGPWLYKLHINDNGIDGLAFGKEFAPLKFIRELKKLLMHSECFEELDLDDNLIGDLGGKEILEGLEYRKEETKLGGVKVLTTHRMKTDTFNSIIKLGSGLKKKKKKGGKKKKKK; this is translated from the exons ATGCCAAAGAAAGGTAAAAAAGGAAAGAAGAAAGGagggaaaaagaagaaaaagacagTAGCTGGAGCAGAAGACATTATACAGAGACTTTATAAATGTTATGAAAGAAATTGTGCTCTCACTGATTCCCAGATGTGCTCTGGAATCAAAAAGGCCCTCAAGGCATGCCAAGAAAACACAACAGTTTTAGAAAAG ttCATTTTTGAAGGAGAGGTACCAGAAAATGAAGGTGATTTACCAGTATTGATAGAACCTGTATTAGCTGCTATTAGACAGGATAGATACATTTATATCAGAGATTTGCATATATGGGAATATCCTATGTCCATTGAAAATGCTGCCACTCTG GCCTTACTTATTGAGAGACAGTGCTATCCCATGAGAGTGATAGAACTATCAGACTGTTTGTTAGAACCTTATGCAGCCAAGAGACTTTCTAGATCATTCAATATATGTCCGACACTAACACATGTTGTTCTAGATTATAATGA ATTTGGTGATGAAGGTTGTAGGGATTTCTGTAAAGGATTAGAACAGAATATTACATTGCTTTCATTGAGTATGTGTTATTGTGATCTTACTCCCAAGTCCGGGGAATATATAGGAGATCTTGTATCCAAAACAGCTGTACG TGAATTGTATTTGAACGGAAACAATCTTGAATGTGATGGAGCTATGAAGATAATTAAATTATGTACGGAACAAGCAGAATATGAGGCCATTAAGAGGGCAGAGGAGATAAAAAGAAAGGAGGAAGAAGAGGCTGAAAAGGCTGCTAAAG AAAAAGAATTGGGCTACAGATCTGGTGAAATGTCAGCTTCAGACAAAGAATCTGTTCCAGGATCtggtaaaaagaaaaagaaaaaag gcaagaagaagaaaaagaaagaacCGCCACCTCCACCCCCTGTAGGCCCTTGGTTATACAAGTTACACATCAATGACAATGGAATAGATGGACTTGCATTCGGAAAAGAGTTTGCTCCATTGAAATTTATTAGAGaattaaaaaa ACTACTCATGCATTCAGAGTGCTTTGAAGAGTTAGATTTAGATGATAACTTGATTGGAGATTTAGGAGGAAAAGAGATTCTAGAAGGATTAGAATACAGAAAAGAAG AGACAAAACTAGGAGGAGTAAAAGTATTAACTACACACAGAATGAAAACAGATACATTTAATAGTATTATAAAATTAGGATCTggattaaaaaagaagaaaaagaaaggcGGGAAAAAG AAAAAGAAGAAGTGA